The following coding sequences are from one Leptolyngbya sp. NIES-3755 window:
- a CDS encoding transcriptional regulator, AbrB family (similar to AA sequence:cyanobase_aa:LBDG_14900): protein MTEPATAPLTGKALLQKVKELSHLPRRETAKRCGYYTVTKNNQTRVNLTEFYDALLVAKGLPLDPEGTKDGRGREPTYRVSVHQNGQIVIGAAYTKAMGLKPGDEFEIKLGYKHIHLVQLTGDKASKNGAVEEETE, encoded by the coding sequence ATGACTGAACCTGCAACCGCCCCTTTAACTGGGAAGGCATTACTTCAAAAAGTAAAAGAACTGTCACATTTGCCCCGTCGAGAAACGGCAAAGCGATGTGGCTATTACACCGTTACGAAGAACAATCAAACCCGCGTCAATTTGACCGAATTTTATGATGCCTTGCTGGTGGCGAAAGGACTTCCTCTCGATCCCGAAGGCACAAAAGATGGTCGCGGACGTGAGCCGACTTATCGTGTGAGTGTCCATCAAAATGGGCAGATTGTCATTGGAGCCGCTTATACAAAAGCAATGGGTCTAAAACCTGGTGATGAGTTTGAAATTAAACTCGGTTATAAGCACATTCACTTGGTTCAACTAACAGGGGATAAAGCCAGTAAAAATGGCGCAGTCGAAGAAGAGACCGAATGA
- a CDS encoding succinate dehydrogenase iron-sulfur subunit (similar to AA sequence:cyanobase_aa:LBDG_14910), producing MQVVFKIVRQNENAVPRVESYSLDVEPGNTILDCLNRIKWEQDGTLAYRKNCRNTICGSCSMRINGRSALACKENIGSEVARFAPDAEIPEIAIAPLGNMPVIKDLVVDMSSFWANLKAVDPYVSTASRQVPEREFLQSPEERDQLNQTGNCIMCGACYSECNAREVNPNFVGPHALAKAYRMVTDSRDDSTVDRLEKYNEGTSGVWGCTRCYYCNSVCPMEVAPMDQIGKIKNEILHSDIVDESRSIRHRRTLITLVKQGGWIDERLFGLKVVANNFRDLQGLFSLAPLGIRMIQRGKFPLSFEKSKGTDTVRSLIESVQAFEAQKK from the coding sequence ATGCAAGTCGTGTTTAAGATTGTTCGGCAAAACGAAAACGCTGTGCCACGAGTCGAATCGTACTCGCTTGATGTGGAACCAGGAAATACGATTCTGGATTGTCTCAACCGGATTAAATGGGAGCAGGATGGGACGCTGGCATATCGAAAGAATTGTCGGAATACGATTTGTGGAAGCTGCTCGATGCGAATTAATGGTCGATCGGCACTCGCGTGTAAGGAAAATATTGGCAGCGAAGTGGCTCGATTTGCTCCGGATGCGGAGATTCCAGAAATTGCGATCGCGCCCCTCGGAAATATGCCCGTGATCAAAGATTTGGTCGTGGATATGTCGAGCTTCTGGGCGAATCTGAAAGCGGTTGATCCGTATGTGAGTACTGCTTCTCGTCAAGTTCCAGAACGCGAGTTTCTTCAGTCTCCAGAAGAGCGCGATCAGTTGAATCAGACTGGAAACTGTATTATGTGTGGCGCGTGTTATTCGGAGTGCAATGCGCGTGAAGTGAATCCGAATTTTGTCGGACCTCATGCACTCGCGAAAGCGTATCGGATGGTGACGGATTCGCGGGATGATTCGACGGTCGATCGATTAGAGAAGTACAACGAAGGAACGAGCGGCGTTTGGGGCTGTACCCGCTGCTATTACTGCAATTCGGTCTGTCCGATGGAAGTCGCCCCGATGGACCAAATTGGCAAAATTAAGAACGAGATTTTGCATAGCGATATCGTGGATGAAAGTCGATCGATTCGTCACCGCAGAACTTTGATCACTCTCGTGAAACAAGGCGGCTGGATTGATGAGCGATTATTTGGATTGAAAGTGGTTGCGAACAATTTTAGAGACTTGCAGGGATTGTTTAGTCTTGCACCCCTGGGAATTCGGATGATCCAGCGTGGGAAATTTCCGCTCTCGTTTGAGAAATCAAAAGGGACAGATACGGTACGATCGCTAATCGAATCTGTTCAAGCTTTTGAAGCCCAGAAGAAATAA
- a CDS encoding hypothetical protein (conserved hypothetical protein;~similar to AA sequence:cyanobase_aa:LBDG_14920) has product MTAETPKPETQEPDEKQPAFGWTPYAELINGRFAMIGFVALLILQFVTRQDFFTWLGF; this is encoded by the coding sequence ATGACTGCTGAAACTCCCAAACCCGAAACTCAAGAACCTGACGAGAAGCAACCTGCTTTTGGTTGGACACCGTATGCTGAATTGATCAATGGACGTTTTGCCATGATCGGATTTGTGGCACTGCTGATTTTGCAGTTTGTCACTCGCCAGGACTTCTTTACTTGGCTTGGATTTTAA
- a CDS encoding unknown protein (similar to AA sequence:cyanobase_aa:all1084), giving the protein MGFWNTLRDRSTDLLSDKTDTIQLRNSLTPPINPKLGSSAADPTPTTATPLAAVGDWFSQTFKDLGVANFVRQAYTQDGMLDRFDVINFFRTIEGGGNVTSAEFQDCQTLLQDATSLKIPDYVTVLASKVINPNIANTLFQGSSLGNLQVGSTATQLEYLVDKWFYGSDRPYSVIPALNGHGERSINYQWANGALFGTKNYPSITDVEQGDLGDCFFLTALATTAAHNPAAIQNMFIDNGDGTFTVKLFAEQDGTVGKADYVTVDRYLPGTVFDGGSPQRYAYYDNATVGIWVALAEKAYAQFAEEQLSQRPVSPNGYVYNSYSSIEGGLAYQALPAITGRNAGYYSNYNLGNGRSGNFLPIDQIALGLSNGWSMTVGTVGQSDSTLDPSTGIVMNHEYTIYSADPATGTLWLYNPWGDTSAATGDTNGFKQISYANFAKDGFEIGIG; this is encoded by the coding sequence ATGGGATTCTGGAATACATTGCGCGATCGCTCTACCGATTTGCTATCTGATAAAACGGATACAATCCAACTTCGCAACAGTTTAACGCCCCCAATTAATCCCAAACTCGGTTCGAGTGCGGCTGATCCAACTCCAACAACGGCGACTCCACTTGCGGCAGTAGGAGATTGGTTCAGCCAAACTTTCAAAGATTTAGGAGTTGCAAATTTTGTCAGGCAAGCATACACACAAGATGGAATGCTCGATCGATTTGATGTGATTAATTTCTTTCGCACGATCGAAGGTGGGGGCAATGTGACCAGCGCAGAGTTCCAAGACTGCCAAACTCTACTCCAAGATGCAACTTCACTCAAAATTCCAGACTATGTAACCGTTCTCGCGTCTAAAGTCATCAATCCAAACATTGCAAACACACTATTTCAAGGATCATCTCTTGGAAACTTACAAGTCGGTAGCACTGCGACTCAGCTTGAATACCTAGTCGATAAATGGTTCTACGGCTCAGATCGTCCCTACAGTGTAATTCCTGCCTTGAATGGTCACGGTGAACGGAGCATTAACTATCAATGGGCAAACGGAGCATTATTCGGAACAAAAAATTATCCAAGCATTACCGATGTTGAACAGGGCGATTTAGGCGATTGTTTTTTCCTGACTGCTCTAGCAACAACCGCTGCACACAATCCCGCCGCAATTCAAAATATGTTTATTGATAACGGCGATGGAACCTTTACAGTAAAGCTCTTTGCTGAACAAGATGGAACCGTTGGAAAAGCGGATTATGTGACGGTCGATCGATATCTACCTGGAACCGTTTTCGATGGCGGCTCACCTCAGCGATATGCTTACTATGACAATGCAACCGTTGGAATTTGGGTTGCACTCGCTGAGAAAGCGTATGCTCAGTTTGCAGAGGAACAACTCTCTCAGCGTCCAGTCTCGCCGAATGGATATGTTTACAACAGTTACAGCAGCATCGAAGGCGGATTGGCGTATCAAGCTCTACCTGCAATCACCGGACGCAACGCAGGTTACTACTCGAACTACAATTTGGGCAATGGTCGATCGGGTAATTTCCTACCGATCGATCAAATCGCACTTGGACTTTCAAACGGTTGGTCAATGACGGTCGGAACCGTTGGACAGTCCGATTCGACCCTTGATCCCAGTACCGGAATTGTCATGAATCATGAGTACACCATTTACAGCGCTGATCCTGCAACTGGAACACTTTGGCTCTACAATCCTTGGGGAGATACTTCAGCCGCTACAGGTGACACCAATGGCTTTAAGCAAATCTCTTACGCTAATTTTGCAAAAGATGGCTTTGAGATTGGCATCGGTTAA
- a CDS encoding hypothetical protein (similar to AA sequence:cyanobase_aa:LBDG_31310) — MTKFFFHFAIGLSLISLLSMQQVQAQTPRSINQQVNCEIMIVGAGTSGVAAAYESLKAGRTVCMTEITDWIGGQVSSQGTSALDEKSTQRSRLLFPRGYTDFRQRILAQNENRNPGACWVSLVCFMPKEGHELLQTMLQEAEKEGKGKLYFFPNTVAKSIAVSGTQIQSIRAIQHRPAPNAPALNTYPLSQTITDSYTEQDSPLFQKKIIQFVPPASGRWYVIEATETGELVALTDIPYRLGLDARSYLNPSSSSETDYPYCPQGYTYTFAMEATATPQPATPPDFYPRYAQSYSFNDKRYAEAPELVFTYRRIQSAVPGAGSRSINPGDISMQNWNWGNDYAPGTSADNYLLSRDQLRATGQLDPNNWMGGFRVSGLRGGEEQALGFFYWFHSGTTDAKQPIKKPFPNLRYLSGLDSPMGTVHGLSKYPYMRESRRIVGRPAYGYPQGFFMDEVTASRKDFSGEYYQNLGEPTFRQIATSIAGLRTIDVIRGRIDPNTVKTLGRSRIYPDSVGIGHYPLDFHPCMVESPPEKPGNQERPGERQGANDTYPFQIPLRAMIPQKIDNMIVTGKSLAMSHITASAYRVHSIEWSAGAAAGTTAAFSLETGIAPFQLVENLPYPSPNLEKLQQRLNANNNPTAFPGTSILNINWQNWK; from the coding sequence ATGACAAAATTCTTCTTTCATTTTGCGATTGGATTGAGCTTGATTTCTTTACTATCAATGCAACAAGTTCAAGCCCAAACTCCGCGATCGATCAATCAGCAAGTGAACTGCGAAATCATGATTGTGGGTGCAGGAACGTCTGGAGTTGCGGCTGCCTACGAATCTCTCAAAGCGGGTCGTACCGTCTGTATGACCGAGATTACCGATTGGATTGGCGGACAAGTTTCATCTCAAGGAACCTCTGCTCTGGATGAAAAATCGACTCAGCGATCGCGTTTACTTTTCCCACGCGGCTATACCGATTTTCGTCAGCGAATTCTAGCCCAAAACGAAAATAGAAATCCCGGTGCTTGTTGGGTGAGTTTAGTCTGTTTCATGCCGAAAGAAGGACATGAACTGTTACAAACTATGTTGCAAGAAGCAGAAAAAGAAGGTAAAGGAAAGCTTTATTTTTTCCCGAATACGGTTGCAAAATCGATCGCAGTGTCAGGCACTCAAATTCAATCGATTCGTGCCATTCAACATCGTCCTGCCCCGAATGCGCCCGCACTCAATACTTATCCGTTATCTCAAACCATTACCGATAGTTACACCGAGCAAGATTCGCCGCTATTCCAAAAGAAAATCATTCAATTCGTGCCACCCGCTTCTGGAAGATGGTACGTCATTGAAGCAACCGAAACTGGAGAATTGGTCGCACTCACGGATATTCCTTATCGCTTGGGACTGGATGCTCGATCGTATCTCAATCCTTCTTCATCCAGCGAGACCGATTACCCCTATTGTCCCCAAGGCTACACGTACACATTTGCGATGGAAGCAACGGCGACTCCGCAACCTGCAACGCCACCGGATTTTTACCCCCGTTATGCTCAGTCGTATAGCTTCAATGACAAGCGATATGCAGAAGCACCCGAACTGGTGTTTACCTATCGTCGAATTCAAAGTGCAGTTCCGGGCGCGGGAAGTCGATCGATCAATCCTGGCGATATCTCAATGCAAAACTGGAACTGGGGTAATGATTACGCACCCGGAACCAGTGCCGATAACTATCTACTATCGCGGGATCAACTCAGAGCAACCGGACAGCTTGACCCGAATAATTGGATGGGTGGCTTCCGAGTAAGCGGATTACGAGGCGGTGAAGAGCAAGCATTAGGCTTTTTCTACTGGTTCCATTCCGGTACAACCGATGCGAAACAGCCCATCAAGAAACCATTCCCAAATTTGCGTTATCTCTCTGGACTGGATTCTCCGATGGGAACGGTGCATGGATTGTCCAAGTATCCTTACATGCGTGAATCACGTCGAATTGTTGGACGACCGGCTTATGGCTATCCACAGGGCTTTTTTATGGATGAAGTTACTGCTTCTCGAAAAGACTTTAGCGGAGAGTACTATCAGAATTTAGGAGAGCCAACATTTCGGCAGATCGCAACCTCGATCGCAGGTTTAAGAACGATCGATGTGATTCGCGGACGCATTGATCCAAACACAGTTAAAACATTAGGTCGATCGCGGATCTATCCCGATAGTGTTGGCATTGGACATTATCCGCTCGATTTCCATCCCTGCATGGTCGAATCCCCGCCTGAAAAGCCTGGAAATCAAGAACGTCCGGGAGAGCGACAAGGTGCAAATGATACCTATCCGTTCCAAATCCCGCTCAGAGCCATGATCCCGCAGAAGATCGATAACATGATTGTGACGGGAAAGAGTCTTGCAATGAGTCACATTACGGCATCTGCTTATCGAGTTCACTCGATCGAGTGGTCAGCAGGTGCAGCCGCAGGAACAACCGCAGCCTTTTCGCTCGAAACCGGAATTGCTCCCTTCCAACTGGTCGAAAATCTGCCCTATCCCAGTCCAAATCTAGAGAAACTGCAACAGCGACTCAATGCGAATAACAATCCGACTGCATTTCCAGGGACTTCAATTCTGAACATAAATTGGCAAAACTGGAAATAA
- a CDS encoding hypothetical protein (hypothetical protein S7335_1639;~similar to AA sequence:cyanobase_aa:LBDG_31320) — MKFTAIAYILFAFCIPVPVLAQPNDVSVRVDRWLAIQQMSGTVSYDRPSGSRAARVGDRLQAVGDGITTGTQSRANLLLDTGVGTINVLEYTSLRVQRLDTTPDSGRITHIDVTRGQVRLKLRRFTSPNSELRIRTPAGLSGVRGTEFGVVVQPDGKTSIGTLEGSVVTEAQGVQVEVPGGFQNFTIPGQAPSAAVPLRDDPSLAADFVRLLDRGVRSVQIVGRVDPVNAVTVNGVQQTVDANGEFRSATFLVPSFLRVNVVVTTPLGKSQSYELAFR, encoded by the coding sequence ATGAAATTCACAGCGATAGCTTATATTCTTTTCGCGTTCTGTATACCTGTTCCTGTGTTGGCACAACCGAATGATGTCTCTGTGCGAGTCGATCGATGGTTGGCAATTCAACAAATGTCGGGAACTGTCAGCTACGATCGACCATCTGGATCAAGAGCGGCTCGTGTGGGAGATCGATTACAAGCGGTTGGAGATGGGATCACAACTGGAACTCAATCTAGAGCGAATTTGCTTTTAGATACCGGGGTTGGAACTATCAATGTTTTGGAATATACCAGTTTAAGAGTTCAACGATTGGACACGACACCGGATAGTGGCAGGATCACACACATTGATGTGACGCGAGGACAGGTTCGATTAAAGCTACGACGGTTTACCAGTCCGAATTCTGAACTGAGAATCCGTACCCCTGCGGGATTAAGTGGAGTTCGAGGAACCGAGTTTGGTGTCGTGGTTCAACCAGATGGGAAAACCTCGATCGGGACTTTAGAGGGATCAGTCGTGACTGAAGCTCAAGGAGTTCAAGTTGAAGTACCCGGTGGATTTCAGAACTTTACGATTCCCGGACAGGCTCCCTCTGCTGCTGTACCCTTACGCGACGATCCTTCATTAGCAGCGGACTTTGTGAGATTGCTCGATCGAGGAGTGCGGAGCGTTCAGATTGTGGGACGAGTTGATCCGGTGAATGCAGTAACAGTTAATGGGGTGCAACAAACCGTTGATGCTAACGGTGAATTCCGGAGTGCAACGTTTTTAGTTCCATCGTTTCTGAGGGTGAATGTCGTGGTCACAACTCCATTGGGAAAATCTCAATCTTATGAACTGGCGTTTCGGTAG
- a CDS encoding sensor histidine kinase (similar to AA sequence:cyanobase_aa:LBDG_31330) has protein sequence MSWSQLHWENLNLMNWRFGRVGWRLLPGTIATVLMAGLVQIGALKPLEQVSYSALFRLRGERQWDSRLVLVAIDDDSLKELGRFPWKRSRYVELIDRLTRANSSVIAFDLLFSEPSPEDEPFAKAIERSNRVILAQGEVEPENLLLPVPRLRTAAVGSGHIRIQPDEDGIVRSIEPQSGGTLAFGIATVMTYSLLREAIASPDLSQPIWLNWAGQSDHIPHYSFASVVRGDVPDSVFENKIVLVGVTASSIDTASTPFDRAAPASGVHIQATLIDNVLQRNALTPIAGAKLLVIFAIGGLAFGVILSFWRTEIQIAIAVISLLSWIGISVVLLKANYLPPMMLPIGLVVSNTITTILIERSRINRTLQQQIDQLQERYEADLITKPLDPSELDSSDISMQRVTQLTALADQLGQSQATQAAIARNLPIGLMACDLAGRVWFCNPIAAAVFNIRVGSLLEPILIPEWIGMNDWQQVLREPHTVSIEKHRQEQWFNFQIEPLERSEDGILIVLEDITLRKAIELDLDDQILELHHLSELKDEFLSTVSHELRTPLTNMKMAIQLLKIAKTDAQKEHYLRILDNECNRESDLVNTLLDLQRLESGQQSFEITSISLHRWLHELLEPFDRRTESRQQSFSIVLDPLLPVLQSDRSALERILVELLNNACKYTPPHEQIIVLADWVAPNVEISVKNSGVEIVEEARSRIFERFYRIPNGDPGKQGGSGLGLALVKKLVESLQGSIEVMSANRWTIFTVKLPVRLDEKPVTG, from the coding sequence ATGTCGTGGTCACAACTCCATTGGGAAAATCTCAATCTTATGAACTGGCGTTTCGGTAGAGTCGGGTGGCGCTTACTTCCCGGTACGATCGCCACCGTTCTGATGGCGGGATTGGTGCAAATCGGGGCGCTCAAACCACTGGAACAAGTTTCGTATTCTGCGCTGTTTCGACTCCGAGGAGAGCGGCAATGGGATAGTCGTTTGGTGCTGGTTGCGATCGATGATGATAGTCTCAAAGAGTTGGGACGGTTTCCTTGGAAGCGATCGAGATATGTGGAATTGATCGATCGATTAACTCGTGCAAATTCTAGTGTGATTGCGTTCGATTTATTGTTCTCAGAACCGTCTCCTGAAGATGAACCGTTTGCCAAAGCGATCGAACGATCGAATCGAGTCATTTTGGCGCAGGGAGAGGTCGAACCAGAAAATCTTCTGCTTCCGGTTCCTCGGTTGAGAACGGCTGCGGTCGGGAGTGGTCATATTCGGATTCAACCGGATGAGGATGGGATTGTTCGATCAATTGAGCCGCAATCTGGAGGGACTCTGGCGTTCGGAATTGCGACTGTGATGACCTATTCTTTGTTGCGAGAAGCGATCGCATCTCCAGATTTGAGTCAACCGATTTGGCTGAATTGGGCAGGGCAGAGCGATCATATTCCACATTATTCGTTTGCTTCGGTGGTTCGGGGAGACGTACCGGATTCTGTATTTGAAAACAAAATTGTGCTGGTGGGAGTGACTGCCTCCTCGATCGATACTGCTTCGACTCCGTTCGATCGTGCTGCTCCAGCCAGCGGAGTTCATATTCAGGCAACGTTGATCGATAATGTATTGCAGCGAAATGCACTGACTCCGATCGCAGGTGCGAAATTGCTCGTGATTTTTGCGATCGGGGGACTGGCATTCGGGGTCATTCTCAGCTTTTGGCGCACAGAAATCCAGATTGCGATCGCGGTCATTAGTCTTTTGAGTTGGATTGGAATTAGCGTTGTTCTTCTCAAAGCGAACTATCTGCCACCGATGATGTTACCGATTGGATTGGTCGTGAGTAATACGATTACTACGATTCTGATTGAGCGATCGAGAATTAATCGCACTCTCCAACAGCAAATCGATCAGCTTCAAGAACGCTACGAAGCCGATTTAATTACAAAACCGCTTGATCCTTCTGAACTGGATTCGTCTGATATTTCAATGCAGCGAGTGACGCAATTAACCGCGCTGGCAGATCAATTAGGACAATCGCAAGCGACCCAAGCCGCGATCGCACGAAATTTACCGATTGGACTAATGGCGTGTGATCTAGCGGGACGAGTTTGGTTTTGTAACCCGATCGCGGCTGCGGTGTTTAATATTCGTGTGGGAAGTTTGCTGGAGCCGATTTTGATTCCTGAATGGATCGGGATGAATGACTGGCAGCAAGTGTTGAGAGAGCCGCATACCGTCTCGATCGAGAAACATCGTCAGGAACAATGGTTTAATTTTCAGATTGAACCGTTAGAAAGATCTGAAGATGGAATTTTGATCGTATTGGAAGACATCACACTTCGCAAAGCGATCGAACTCGATTTAGATGATCAAATCTTAGAACTACATCATTTAAGTGAATTAAAAGATGAATTTTTAAGCACCGTTTCACATGAGTTGAGAACGCCTTTAACCAATATGAAAATGGCAATTCAACTCCTGAAGATTGCGAAAACTGATGCACAGAAAGAACATTACTTAAGAATTCTAGATAATGAATGCAATCGTGAATCGGATCTTGTTAATACGTTGCTGGATCTTCAGCGATTAGAATCTGGACAGCAATCTTTTGAGATTACCTCTATCTCGCTTCATCGCTGGTTGCATGAATTATTAGAGCCGTTCGATCGACGAACTGAATCTCGACAACAATCGTTCTCGATCGTGCTTGATCCATTGTTGCCAGTGTTGCAGAGTGATCGATCGGCATTAGAACGAATTTTGGTTGAACTTTTGAATAATGCTTGCAAGTACACGCCACCCCATGAACAGATTATTGTATTGGCAGATTGGGTTGCGCCGAATGTTGAAATTAGCGTGAAAAATTCTGGCGTTGAAATTGTAGAAGAAGCTCGATCGAGAATTTTTGAACGGTTTTACCGAATTCCGAATGGTGATCCTGGAAAGCAGGGTGGCTCAGGATTGGGACTTGCACTGGTGAAGAAATTGGTGGAATCATTGCAAGGTTCGATCGAAGTGATGAGTGCGAATCGTTGGACAATTTTTACAGTGAAGTTGCCTGTACGGTTGGATGAAAAACCTGTCACGGGCTAG
- a CDS encoding hypothetical protein (hypothetical protein MicvaDRAFT_1833;~similar to AA sequence:cyanobase_aa:LBDG_31820) — translation MGVPESGFVLFLVFGIILTIAGILAGAYILKPKDQPIRFDQWGFVVVIPIVIPIVAALLFQVLSYYHWI, via the coding sequence ATGGGTGTTCCAGAATCAGGATTTGTACTTTTTCTAGTGTTCGGCATTATTTTGACGATCGCTGGCATTCTCGCAGGCGCATACATTCTTAAGCCGAAAGATCAACCGATTCGATTTGATCAATGGGGCTTTGTCGTGGTAATTCCGATCGTCATTCCGATCGTGGCTGCATTGTTATTTCAAGTGCTGTCTTATTATCATTGGATTTAG
- a CDS encoding RHS Repeat family protein (similar to AA sequence:cyanobase_aa:LBDG_44050), with product MTQTMTHLSSEPISQSHDVFISYSRKDQAFVRSLDAEFRKLDRVPWVDWDSIRKGEEWWAAIQHGIEGANTFVFVISPDSIDSPICQDEIKYAALNNKRFLPIVYREGFDPSKVHPEISSHNWLFFRDTDDFQSTFQELLKAIDTDLEYVRMHTRLLVRAIEWQGNSKDSSYLLRGSDLEQAEQWAISAKKPPATSLQVQYVRSSREAETARRIAISRSRRNVVAFTIVANLLISTLAGIWFYKVRINEATDRIREDMVSALRMGTFGTNGDQFAPLANIRVAQGENPTNNPLYQAQQQWLLNVNTVFPNAFPRTFIAGKPGEILWVGDVTREVQKTRKETKFRDSYSAKNRELDVFKNQETIVMEPYQDELGRWISASAPIKNSRGDIVGGMRVDFTQTYLESVQQSVQRDLMIAYLIVLAWLLTLSWIILRSMRSIRDR from the coding sequence ATGACTCAAACGATGACGCATCTATCCTCTGAGCCGATTTCACAAAGCCACGATGTTTTTATTTCCTATTCGCGAAAAGATCAAGCCTTTGTTCGGAGCTTGGATGCTGAATTTAGAAAGCTCGATCGAGTGCCTTGGGTCGATTGGGATAGTATTCGCAAGGGCGAAGAATGGTGGGCAGCAATCCAACACGGCATTGAGGGAGCGAATACCTTTGTGTTCGTCATTAGTCCAGATTCGATCGACTCTCCGATCTGCCAAGATGAGATTAAGTATGCAGCATTGAACAACAAGCGCTTTTTACCGATCGTGTATCGAGAAGGCTTTGATCCCAGCAAAGTGCATCCTGAAATTTCGAGCCACAACTGGTTATTTTTTCGCGACACAGACGACTTTCAAAGTACGTTTCAGGAACTCTTAAAAGCGATCGATACCGATTTAGAATATGTCCGAATGCACACCCGATTGTTAGTTCGAGCGATCGAATGGCAGGGCAATTCCAAAGATTCGAGCTATCTTCTGCGGGGAAGTGATCTAGAACAAGCAGAACAATGGGCGATTAGTGCAAAAAAGCCACCTGCAACCAGTTTGCAAGTTCAATACGTTCGATCGAGTCGAGAAGCGGAAACGGCTCGAAGAATTGCAATTTCGCGATCGCGTAGAAATGTCGTTGCGTTTACGATTGTTGCTAATTTGCTCATCTCCACTCTAGCTGGAATTTGGTTTTACAAAGTCAGGATTAATGAAGCGACCGACCGGATTCGAGAGGATATGGTGAGTGCTTTACGCATGGGAACATTCGGAACCAATGGCGATCAATTTGCGCCGTTAGCCAATATCCGTGTTGCCCAAGGTGAGAACCCAACGAACAATCCGCTCTATCAAGCACAACAACAATGGCTTCTCAATGTAAATACGGTTTTTCCAAATGCTTTTCCACGCACTTTTATTGCCGGAAAACCGGGTGAAATTCTCTGGGTTGGGGATGTCACACGCGAAGTGCAAAAAACTCGCAAAGAGACGAAGTTTCGAGACTCATACTCCGCAAAAAATAGAGAACTGGATGTGTTCAAAAATCAAGAAACGATCGTGATGGAACCCTATCAAGATGAGTTAGGGCGATGGATTTCGGCTTCTGCTCCGATTAAAAATTCACGCGGCGACATTGTCGGCGGAATGCGAGTTGATTTTACTCAGACTTACTTAGAATCTGTTCAACAAAGCGTCCAACGCGATCTGATGATTGCCTATCTCATTGTTTTAGCGTGGTTACTCACATTGAGTTGGATTATCTTACGATCGATGCGTTCAATCCGCGATCGCTAA
- a CDS encoding hypothetical protein (hypothetical protein N9414_05739;~similar to AA sequence:cyanobase_aa:LBDG_02560) produces the protein MLQISKAIAIPDSEIELSAVRSQGAGGQNVNKVATAIHLRFDIAASSLPDRIKERLLNLNDNRITKDGILILKAQSQRTQEQNREEALKRLKELIQSAMIVPKKRKATIPTRGSQQKRLDSKTKRGQIKALRGKVSE, from the coding sequence ATGCTGCAAATTTCTAAAGCGATCGCAATTCCCGACTCTGAGATTGAACTCAGCGCAGTTCGTTCACAAGGCGCAGGCGGACAGAACGTGAACAAAGTCGCAACCGCCATTCATCTGCGCTTCGATATTGCCGCATCTTCATTACCCGATCGGATCAAAGAGCGATTGTTAAATTTGAATGACAATCGGATTACGAAAGATGGCATTCTCATCCTCAAAGCGCAGTCCCAACGGACTCAAGAACAGAACCGTGAAGAAGCGCTAAAGCGATTGAAAGAACTAATTCAAAGTGCGATGATTGTTCCCAAGAAACGCAAAGCTACGATTCCAACTCGCGGTTCTCAGCAGAAACGATTAGATAGCAAAACCAAGCGAGGACAAATCAAAGCGCTCCGAGGGAAAGTGTCCGAATAA